One window of the Epinephelus moara isolate mb chromosome 22, YSFRI_EMoa_1.0, whole genome shotgun sequence genome contains the following:
- the LOC126383563 gene encoding free fatty acid receptor 3-like, producing the protein MLNYSLLLSVYIVTFLMGVPANILAFCTFCRKVHRKATPIDILLLNLTISDLIFLAFLPFKMKEASDDMAWMLPYALCPFSGFLFYVTIYNSTLLLTAVSVERYLGVAYPLRYSLWRRPRYAVLASIMFWVVTSLNLSIVYIMPYAQWSKGADGDITNGSTASDSAPPPPTCYLNFTEDELEILLPVRLELFLILFCVPFIICCFCYINFILILSRLPNIGRRRRLRAIGLALGTLIVFAVCFGPYNASHVVGFVRKESEDWRNVALLSSTFNACLDPFIFYFSSAAVRSMLSHCRRNVAAKLHILRCGGGPHCPHQRPPKTDKYKEAPQPCEVLEK; encoded by the coding sequence ATGCTCAACTACAGCTTGTTGCTTTCTGTCTACATCGTCACCTTTCTGATGGGGGTCCCTGCCAACATCCTGGCATTCTGCACCTTCTGCCGTAAGGTGCACCGCAAGGCAACCCCGATAgacatcctcctcctcaacctCACCATCTCCGACCTCATCTTCCTGGCTTTCCTGCCATTTAAAATGAAGGAGGCCTCTGACGACATGGCCTGGATGCTCCCCTACGCCCTGTGTCCCTTCTCTGGCTTTCTGTTCTATGTCACCATCTACAACAGCACCTTGCTCCTCACAGCTGTGAGCGTGGAGCGTTACCTGGGGGTCGCCTACCCCCTCAGGTATTCCCTGTGGCGCAGGCCACGCTATGCCGTGCTGGCTAGCATCATGTTCTGGGTGGTGACTTCTCTGAACCTCAGCATCGTCTACATCATGCCTTACGCCCAATGGAGCAAAGGTGCAGATGGTGACATCACCAATGGCAGCACCGCCAGCGACTCTgccccacctccacccaccTGCTACCTGAATTTCACAGAGGATGAGCTCGAGATCCTGCTGCCAGTCCGCCTGGAGCTCTTCCTTATCCTTTTCTGCGTCCCCTTTATCATCTGCTGCTTCTGCTACATCAATTTCATCCTCATCTTGTCCCGTCTCCCAAACATCGGCAGACGCCGGAGGCTGCGTGCCATCGGTCTGGCGCTTGGCACACTGATAGTATTTGCCGTCTGTTTCGGGCCTTACAATGCCTCCCACGTGGTGGGGTTTGTTCGTAAGGAGAGTGAGGACTGGAGGAACGTGGCGTTGCTCTCCAGCACCTTCAACGCCTGCCTGGATCCATTTATCTTCTACTTCTCCTCAGCGGCTGTCAGAAGCATGTTAAGTCACTGCCGCAGGAACGTCGCTGCAAAGCTACACATCCTGAGGTGTGGAGGGGGTCCTCACTGTCCTCACCAGAGACCCCCCAAGACTGACAAATACAAGGAGGCACCTCAGCCCTGTGAAGTTCTGGAGAAATGA